A stretch of the Perca fluviatilis chromosome 17, GENO_Pfluv_1.0, whole genome shotgun sequence genome encodes the following:
- the git2b gene encoding ARF GTPase-activating protein GIT2b isoform X5: MSKRVRSREVCADCSAPEPRWASVNRGVLICDECCSIHRGLGRHSSQVRHLTHCPWPPSQIQMVQTLYGNGANSIWEHSLLDPSSSVSGKRKANPQDRVHPNKTEFIKAKYQMLVYVHRMPCREDDSVTAKDLSKQLHSSVRTGNLETCLRLLSLGAQANFFHPEKGNTPLHIAAKAGQMLQAELLAVYGADPGALDSSGKTPIDYARQAGHQELAERLVEIQYELTDRLTFYLCGRRPDHRNGQHFIIPQMADRNNSLDLSEFAKAAKKKLQSLSNHQFEELAMDVYDEVDRRETDAVWLATQNHSTLVTDTTVVPFLPVNPEYSSTRNQGRQKLARFSANEFATLVIDILTDAKRRQWGNSCDSPKESVELILQGIDSRHNSESQDNDQPDYDSVASDEDPVLEATCGDSCNDGRTKSSESSDLSDGPITVQEFMEVKSALTASEAKIQQLLKVNCHLSEELRSMQSKLNSLQTENTTLRWQAPSGQQQLQGPFGRHPPRGGRAMSMYETGSSPRQYPHRGETARHEDGVILQPFPTNIGRGPLGTAASSLPTFPSSLSWSWDEQSRRGCSLEGQTIMLENDYDSTPNHSELEETGSPLPASEAVEPGEEGGEDATLPCTEDVICKTEQITKNIQELLRAAQETKHESFLPCSEKICMAVTEMAALFPKRPSSETVRGSLCLLTSSASRLHGECQKAVEHNPCPSDIQLVTQQVIQCAYDIAKAAKQLVTVTTKENNN, from the exons TCCATCGAGGTCTGGGGCGACACAGCTCTCAAGTCCGACATCTGACACACTGTCCATGGCCACCCTCCCAGATACAG atgGTCCAGACACTGTATGGCAATGGAGCTAATTCCATATGGGAGCATAGCCTCCTGGACCCTTCCTCTTCAGTAAGTGGGAAGCGCAAAGCCAACCCCCAGGACAGAGTTCA TCCCAACAAGACAGAGTTCATCAAGGCCAAATATCAGATGTTGGTGTACGTCCATCGGATGCCTTGTCGGGAGGATGACAGTGTAACAGCAAAAGACCTCAGCAAG CAACTCCACTCCAGTGTCCGGACTGGAAACCTGGAGACCTGCCTAAGACTCCTATCTTTGGGAGCACAGGCCAACTTTTTCCATCCA GAGAAAGGAAACACCCCACTACACATAGCAGCAAAAGCAGGACAAATGTTACAAGCAGAACTGTTGGCAGTTTATGGAGCTGATCCAGGGGCTCTGGATTCCAGTGGAAAGACCCCCATCGATTATGCAAG ACAAGCTGGGCATCAGGAGCTGGCAGAGAGGCTAGTGGAGATACAGTATGAACTCACTGACCGGTtaacattttacctttgtggaAGAAGACCAG ATCACAGAAACGGGCAGCACTTCATCATTCCACAGATGGCAGACAG GAATAA CAGCCTGGATTTGTCAGAGTTTGCAAAAGCCGCAAAGAAGAAGCTCCAGTCG CTAAGTAACCATCAGTTTGAAGAACTTGCCATGGATGTTTATGATGAAGTTGACAGAAGAGAAACGGATGcag tgtggtTGGCCACTCAGAACCACAGCACACTTGTAACGGACACCACAgttgtgccttttctgccggTCAATCCAGAGTACTCATCTACCAGAAACCAG GGTCGTCAAAAATTGGCAAGGTTTAGTGCTAATGAATTTGCCACCCTGGTTATTGATATTCTAACTGATGCTAAACGACGGCAGTGGGGTAATTCCTGCGACAGTCCCAAAG AGAGTGTAGAGCTGATCCTTCAGGGAATAGACAGTCGCCATAACAGTGAGAGCCAAGACAATGACCAGCCCGATTACGACAGTGTGGCATCCGATGAAGATCCAGTGTTGGAAGCCACCTGTGGTGACAGCTGCAATGATGGAAGGACCAAG AGCTCGGAGTCCTCTGACCTCTCTGATGGACCAATCACAGTACAGGAATTTATGGAGGTGAAGAGCGCCCTAACTGCATCAGAAGCCAAAATACAACAGCTTCTTAAAGTCAACTGTCACCTCAGTGAAGAGCTGCGTAGCATGCAGAGCAAG CTCAACTCCCTGCAGACTGAAAACACAACACTGCGATGGCAAGCCCCCAGCGGACAACAACAGCTCCAGGGGCCCTTTGGTCGACACCCACCCCGCGGAGGTCGCGCCATGTCCATGTATGAGACGGGCTCTTCTCCAAGGCAGTACCCCCACCGGGGGGAAACGGCTCGGCATGAGGATGGAGTCATTTTACAACCCTTTCCAACCAAT ATTGGGAGGGGTCCTTTGGGGACGGCTGCTTCCTCCCTCCCTACCTTCCCCTCTTCCCTGTCCTGGTCGTGGGATGAGCAATCTCGAAGG GGCTGCAGTCTGGAAGGACAGACTATCATGCTGGAGAATGATTATGACTCTACGCCCAACCACTCTGAACTGGAGGAGACTGG CAGCCCTCTTCCAGCCTCTGAAGCAGTGGAGccaggggaggaggggggggaggatgCCACCCTGCCATGCACAGAGGATGTCATCTGTAAGACAGAGCAGATCACCAAGAACATACAGGAGCTTCTGAGAGCTGCCCAGGAGACCAAACATGaaag CTTCCTGCCTTGTTCAGAAAAGATCTGCATGGCCGTGACCGAGATGGCCGCCCTGTTTCCCAAG AGGCCATCCTCGGAGACTGTGCGAGGGTCTCTGTGTCTGCTCACTTCAAGTGCCAGTCGGCTCCATGGAGAGTGCCAGAAGGCCGTAGAGCACAACCCCTGCCCGTCGGACATCCAGCTGGTCACTCAGCAGGTCATCCAGTGCGCCTATGACATTGCCAAAGCTGCCAAGCAACTTGTCACTGTGACaaccaaagaaaacaacaactaa
- the git2b gene encoding ARF GTPase-activating protein GIT2b isoform X11 — translation MSKRVRSREVCADCSAPEPRWASVNRGVLICDECCSIHRGLGRHSSQVRHLTHCPWPPSQIQMVQTLYGNGANSIWEHSLLDPSSSVSGKRKANPQDRVHPNKTEFIKAKYQMLVYVHRMPCREDDSVTAKDLSKQLHSSVRTGNLETCLRLLSLGAQANFFHPEKGNTPLHIAAKAGQMLQAELLAVYGADPGALDSSGKTPIDYARQAGHQELAERLVEIQYELTDRLTFYLCGRRPDHRNGQHFIIPQMADSLDLSEFAKAAKKKLQSLSNHQFEELAMDVYDEVDRRETDAVWLATQNHSTLVTDTTVVPFLPVNPEYSSTRNQGRQKLARFSANEFATLVIDILTDAKRRQWGNSCDSPKESVELILQGIDSRHNSESQDNDQPDYDSVASDEDPVLEATCGDSCNDGRTKSSESSDLSDGPITVQEFMEVKSALTASEAKIQQLLKVNCHLSEELRSMQSKLNSLQTENTTLRWQAPSGQQQLQGPFGRHPPRGGRAMSMYETGSSPRQYPHRGETARHEDGVILQPFPTNIGRGPLGTAASSLPTFPSSLSWSWDEQSRRGCSLEGQTIMLENDYDSTPNHSELEETGSPLPASEAVEPGEEGGEDATLPCTEDVICKTEQITKNIQELLRAAQETKHESFLPCSEKICMAVTEMAALFPKRPSSETVRGSLCLLTSSASRLHGECQKAVEHNPCPSDIQLVTQQVIQCAYDIAKAAKQLVTVTTKENNN, via the exons TCCATCGAGGTCTGGGGCGACACAGCTCTCAAGTCCGACATCTGACACACTGTCCATGGCCACCCTCCCAGATACAG atgGTCCAGACACTGTATGGCAATGGAGCTAATTCCATATGGGAGCATAGCCTCCTGGACCCTTCCTCTTCAGTAAGTGGGAAGCGCAAAGCCAACCCCCAGGACAGAGTTCA TCCCAACAAGACAGAGTTCATCAAGGCCAAATATCAGATGTTGGTGTACGTCCATCGGATGCCTTGTCGGGAGGATGACAGTGTAACAGCAAAAGACCTCAGCAAG CAACTCCACTCCAGTGTCCGGACTGGAAACCTGGAGACCTGCCTAAGACTCCTATCTTTGGGAGCACAGGCCAACTTTTTCCATCCA GAGAAAGGAAACACCCCACTACACATAGCAGCAAAAGCAGGACAAATGTTACAAGCAGAACTGTTGGCAGTTTATGGAGCTGATCCAGGGGCTCTGGATTCCAGTGGAAAGACCCCCATCGATTATGCAAG ACAAGCTGGGCATCAGGAGCTGGCAGAGAGGCTAGTGGAGATACAGTATGAACTCACTGACCGGTtaacattttacctttgtggaAGAAGACCAG ATCACAGAAACGGGCAGCACTTCATCATTCCACAGATGGCAGACAG CCTGGATTTGTCAGAGTTTGCAAAAGCCGCAAAGAAGAAGCTCCAGTCG CTAAGTAACCATCAGTTTGAAGAACTTGCCATGGATGTTTATGATGAAGTTGACAGAAGAGAAACGGATGcag tgtggtTGGCCACTCAGAACCACAGCACACTTGTAACGGACACCACAgttgtgccttttctgccggTCAATCCAGAGTACTCATCTACCAGAAACCAG GGTCGTCAAAAATTGGCAAGGTTTAGTGCTAATGAATTTGCCACCCTGGTTATTGATATTCTAACTGATGCTAAACGACGGCAGTGGGGTAATTCCTGCGACAGTCCCAAAG AGAGTGTAGAGCTGATCCTTCAGGGAATAGACAGTCGCCATAACAGTGAGAGCCAAGACAATGACCAGCCCGATTACGACAGTGTGGCATCCGATGAAGATCCAGTGTTGGAAGCCACCTGTGGTGACAGCTGCAATGATGGAAGGACCAAG AGCTCGGAGTCCTCTGACCTCTCTGATGGACCAATCACAGTACAGGAATTTATGGAGGTGAAGAGCGCCCTAACTGCATCAGAAGCCAAAATACAACAGCTTCTTAAAGTCAACTGTCACCTCAGTGAAGAGCTGCGTAGCATGCAGAGCAAG CTCAACTCCCTGCAGACTGAAAACACAACACTGCGATGGCAAGCCCCCAGCGGACAACAACAGCTCCAGGGGCCCTTTGGTCGACACCCACCCCGCGGAGGTCGCGCCATGTCCATGTATGAGACGGGCTCTTCTCCAAGGCAGTACCCCCACCGGGGGGAAACGGCTCGGCATGAGGATGGAGTCATTTTACAACCCTTTCCAACCAAT ATTGGGAGGGGTCCTTTGGGGACGGCTGCTTCCTCCCTCCCTACCTTCCCCTCTTCCCTGTCCTGGTCGTGGGATGAGCAATCTCGAAGG GGCTGCAGTCTGGAAGGACAGACTATCATGCTGGAGAATGATTATGACTCTACGCCCAACCACTCTGAACTGGAGGAGACTGG CAGCCCTCTTCCAGCCTCTGAAGCAGTGGAGccaggggaggaggggggggaggatgCCACCCTGCCATGCACAGAGGATGTCATCTGTAAGACAGAGCAGATCACCAAGAACATACAGGAGCTTCTGAGAGCTGCCCAGGAGACCAAACATGaaag CTTCCTGCCTTGTTCAGAAAAGATCTGCATGGCCGTGACCGAGATGGCCGCCCTGTTTCCCAAG AGGCCATCCTCGGAGACTGTGCGAGGGTCTCTGTGTCTGCTCACTTCAAGTGCCAGTCGGCTCCATGGAGAGTGCCAGAAGGCCGTAGAGCACAACCCCTGCCCGTCGGACATCCAGCTGGTCACTCAGCAGGTCATCCAGTGCGCCTATGACATTGCCAAAGCTGCCAAGCAACTTGTCACTGTGACaaccaaagaaaacaacaactaa
- the git2b gene encoding ARF GTPase-activating protein GIT2b isoform X1: MSKRVRSREVCADCSAPEPRWASVNRGVLICDECCSIHRGLGRHSSQVRHLTHCPWPPSQIQMVQTLYGNGANSIWEHSLLDPSSSVSGKRKANPQDRVHPNKTEFIKAKYQMLVYVHRMPCREDDSVTAKDLSKQLHSSVRTGNLETCLRLLSLGAQANFFHPEKGNTPLHIAAKAGQMLQAELLAVYGADPGALDSSGKTPIDYARQAGHQELAERLVEIQYELTDRLTFYLCGRRPDHRNGQHFIIPQMADRNNSLDLSEFAKAAKKKLQSLSNHQFEELAMDVYDEVDRRETDAVWLATQNHSTLVTDTTVVPFLPVNPEYSSTRNQGRQKLARFSANEFATLVIDILTDAKRRQWGNSCDSPKESVELILQGIDSRHNSESQDNDQPDYDSVASDEDPVLEATCGDSCNDGRTKSSESSDLSDGPITVQEFMEVKSALTASEAKIQQLLKVNCHLSEELRSMQSKLNSLQTENTTLRWQAPSGQQQLQGPFGRHPPRGGRAMSMYETGSSPRQYPHRGETARHEDGVILQPFPTNIGRGPLGTAASSLPTFPSSLSWSWDEQSRRGCSLEGQTIMLENDYDSTPNHSELEETGSPLPASEAVEPGEEGGEDATLPCTEDVICKTEQITKNIQELLRAAQETKHESLFVSISRSFLPCSEKICMAVTEMAALFPKRPSSETVRGSLCLLTSSASRLHGECQKAVEHNPCPSDIQLVTQQVIQCAYDIAKAAKQLVTVTTKENNN; encoded by the exons TCCATCGAGGTCTGGGGCGACACAGCTCTCAAGTCCGACATCTGACACACTGTCCATGGCCACCCTCCCAGATACAG atgGTCCAGACACTGTATGGCAATGGAGCTAATTCCATATGGGAGCATAGCCTCCTGGACCCTTCCTCTTCAGTAAGTGGGAAGCGCAAAGCCAACCCCCAGGACAGAGTTCA TCCCAACAAGACAGAGTTCATCAAGGCCAAATATCAGATGTTGGTGTACGTCCATCGGATGCCTTGTCGGGAGGATGACAGTGTAACAGCAAAAGACCTCAGCAAG CAACTCCACTCCAGTGTCCGGACTGGAAACCTGGAGACCTGCCTAAGACTCCTATCTTTGGGAGCACAGGCCAACTTTTTCCATCCA GAGAAAGGAAACACCCCACTACACATAGCAGCAAAAGCAGGACAAATGTTACAAGCAGAACTGTTGGCAGTTTATGGAGCTGATCCAGGGGCTCTGGATTCCAGTGGAAAGACCCCCATCGATTATGCAAG ACAAGCTGGGCATCAGGAGCTGGCAGAGAGGCTAGTGGAGATACAGTATGAACTCACTGACCGGTtaacattttacctttgtggaAGAAGACCAG ATCACAGAAACGGGCAGCACTTCATCATTCCACAGATGGCAGACAG GAATAA CAGCCTGGATTTGTCAGAGTTTGCAAAAGCCGCAAAGAAGAAGCTCCAGTCG CTAAGTAACCATCAGTTTGAAGAACTTGCCATGGATGTTTATGATGAAGTTGACAGAAGAGAAACGGATGcag tgtggtTGGCCACTCAGAACCACAGCACACTTGTAACGGACACCACAgttgtgccttttctgccggTCAATCCAGAGTACTCATCTACCAGAAACCAG GGTCGTCAAAAATTGGCAAGGTTTAGTGCTAATGAATTTGCCACCCTGGTTATTGATATTCTAACTGATGCTAAACGACGGCAGTGGGGTAATTCCTGCGACAGTCCCAAAG AGAGTGTAGAGCTGATCCTTCAGGGAATAGACAGTCGCCATAACAGTGAGAGCCAAGACAATGACCAGCCCGATTACGACAGTGTGGCATCCGATGAAGATCCAGTGTTGGAAGCCACCTGTGGTGACAGCTGCAATGATGGAAGGACCAAG AGCTCGGAGTCCTCTGACCTCTCTGATGGACCAATCACAGTACAGGAATTTATGGAGGTGAAGAGCGCCCTAACTGCATCAGAAGCCAAAATACAACAGCTTCTTAAAGTCAACTGTCACCTCAGTGAAGAGCTGCGTAGCATGCAGAGCAAG CTCAACTCCCTGCAGACTGAAAACACAACACTGCGATGGCAAGCCCCCAGCGGACAACAACAGCTCCAGGGGCCCTTTGGTCGACACCCACCCCGCGGAGGTCGCGCCATGTCCATGTATGAGACGGGCTCTTCTCCAAGGCAGTACCCCCACCGGGGGGAAACGGCTCGGCATGAGGATGGAGTCATTTTACAACCCTTTCCAACCAAT ATTGGGAGGGGTCCTTTGGGGACGGCTGCTTCCTCCCTCCCTACCTTCCCCTCTTCCCTGTCCTGGTCGTGGGATGAGCAATCTCGAAGG GGCTGCAGTCTGGAAGGACAGACTATCATGCTGGAGAATGATTATGACTCTACGCCCAACCACTCTGAACTGGAGGAGACTGG CAGCCCTCTTCCAGCCTCTGAAGCAGTGGAGccaggggaggaggggggggaggatgCCACCCTGCCATGCACAGAGGATGTCATCTGTAAGACAGAGCAGATCACCAAGAACATACAGGAGCTTCTGAGAGCTGCCCAGGAGACCAAACATGaaag CCTTTTTGTCTCCATCTCCCGCAGCTTCCTGCCTTGTTCAGAAAAGATCTGCATGGCCGTGACCGAGATGGCCGCCCTGTTTCCCAAG AGGCCATCCTCGGAGACTGTGCGAGGGTCTCTGTGTCTGCTCACTTCAAGTGCCAGTCGGCTCCATGGAGAGTGCCAGAAGGCCGTAGAGCACAACCCCTGCCCGTCGGACATCCAGCTGGTCACTCAGCAGGTCATCCAGTGCGCCTATGACATTGCCAAAGCTGCCAAGCAACTTGTCACTGTGACaaccaaagaaaacaacaactaa
- the git2b gene encoding ARF GTPase-activating protein GIT2b isoform X4, translating into MSKRVRSREVCADCSAPEPRWASVNRGVLICDECCSIHRGLGRHSSQVRHLTHCPWPPSQIQMVQTLYGNGANSIWEHSLLDPSSSVSGKRKANPQDRVHPNKTEFIKAKYQMLVYVHRMPCREDDSVTAKDLSKQLHSSVRTGNLETCLRLLSLGAQANFFHPEKGNTPLHIAAKAGQMLQAELLAVYGADPGALDSSGKTPIDYARQAGHQELAERLVEIQYELTDRLTFYLCGRRPDHRNGQHFIIPQMADSLDLSEFAKAAKKKLQSLSNHQFEELAMDVYDEVDRRETDAVWLATQNHSTLVTDTTVVPFLPVNPEYSSTRNQGRQKLARFSANEFATLVIDILTDAKRRQWGNSCDSPKESVELILQGIDSRHNSESQDNDQPDYDSVASDEDPVLEATCGDSCNDGRTKSSESSDLSDGPITVQEFMEVKSALTASEAKIQQLLKVNCHLSEELRSMQSKLNSLQTENTTLRWQAPSGQQQLQGPFGRHPPRGGRAMSMYETGSSPRQYPHRGETARHEDGVILQPFPTNIGRGPLGTAASSLPTFPSSLSWSWDEQSRRGCSLEGQTIMLENDYDSTPNHSELEETGSPLPASEAVEPGEEGGEDATLPCTEDVICKTEQITKNIQELLRAAQETKHESLFVSISRSFLPCSEKICMAVTEMAALFPKRPSSETVRGSLCLLTSSASRLHGECQKAVEHNPCPSDIQLVTQQVIQCAYDIAKAAKQLVTVTTKENNN; encoded by the exons TCCATCGAGGTCTGGGGCGACACAGCTCTCAAGTCCGACATCTGACACACTGTCCATGGCCACCCTCCCAGATACAG atgGTCCAGACACTGTATGGCAATGGAGCTAATTCCATATGGGAGCATAGCCTCCTGGACCCTTCCTCTTCAGTAAGTGGGAAGCGCAAAGCCAACCCCCAGGACAGAGTTCA TCCCAACAAGACAGAGTTCATCAAGGCCAAATATCAGATGTTGGTGTACGTCCATCGGATGCCTTGTCGGGAGGATGACAGTGTAACAGCAAAAGACCTCAGCAAG CAACTCCACTCCAGTGTCCGGACTGGAAACCTGGAGACCTGCCTAAGACTCCTATCTTTGGGAGCACAGGCCAACTTTTTCCATCCA GAGAAAGGAAACACCCCACTACACATAGCAGCAAAAGCAGGACAAATGTTACAAGCAGAACTGTTGGCAGTTTATGGAGCTGATCCAGGGGCTCTGGATTCCAGTGGAAAGACCCCCATCGATTATGCAAG ACAAGCTGGGCATCAGGAGCTGGCAGAGAGGCTAGTGGAGATACAGTATGAACTCACTGACCGGTtaacattttacctttgtggaAGAAGACCAG ATCACAGAAACGGGCAGCACTTCATCATTCCACAGATGGCAGACAG CCTGGATTTGTCAGAGTTTGCAAAAGCCGCAAAGAAGAAGCTCCAGTCG CTAAGTAACCATCAGTTTGAAGAACTTGCCATGGATGTTTATGATGAAGTTGACAGAAGAGAAACGGATGcag tgtggtTGGCCACTCAGAACCACAGCACACTTGTAACGGACACCACAgttgtgccttttctgccggTCAATCCAGAGTACTCATCTACCAGAAACCAG GGTCGTCAAAAATTGGCAAGGTTTAGTGCTAATGAATTTGCCACCCTGGTTATTGATATTCTAACTGATGCTAAACGACGGCAGTGGGGTAATTCCTGCGACAGTCCCAAAG AGAGTGTAGAGCTGATCCTTCAGGGAATAGACAGTCGCCATAACAGTGAGAGCCAAGACAATGACCAGCCCGATTACGACAGTGTGGCATCCGATGAAGATCCAGTGTTGGAAGCCACCTGTGGTGACAGCTGCAATGATGGAAGGACCAAG AGCTCGGAGTCCTCTGACCTCTCTGATGGACCAATCACAGTACAGGAATTTATGGAGGTGAAGAGCGCCCTAACTGCATCAGAAGCCAAAATACAACAGCTTCTTAAAGTCAACTGTCACCTCAGTGAAGAGCTGCGTAGCATGCAGAGCAAG CTCAACTCCCTGCAGACTGAAAACACAACACTGCGATGGCAAGCCCCCAGCGGACAACAACAGCTCCAGGGGCCCTTTGGTCGACACCCACCCCGCGGAGGTCGCGCCATGTCCATGTATGAGACGGGCTCTTCTCCAAGGCAGTACCCCCACCGGGGGGAAACGGCTCGGCATGAGGATGGAGTCATTTTACAACCCTTTCCAACCAAT ATTGGGAGGGGTCCTTTGGGGACGGCTGCTTCCTCCCTCCCTACCTTCCCCTCTTCCCTGTCCTGGTCGTGGGATGAGCAATCTCGAAGG GGCTGCAGTCTGGAAGGACAGACTATCATGCTGGAGAATGATTATGACTCTACGCCCAACCACTCTGAACTGGAGGAGACTGG CAGCCCTCTTCCAGCCTCTGAAGCAGTGGAGccaggggaggaggggggggaggatgCCACCCTGCCATGCACAGAGGATGTCATCTGTAAGACAGAGCAGATCACCAAGAACATACAGGAGCTTCTGAGAGCTGCCCAGGAGACCAAACATGaaag CCTTTTTGTCTCCATCTCCCGCAGCTTCCTGCCTTGTTCAGAAAAGATCTGCATGGCCGTGACCGAGATGGCCGCCCTGTTTCCCAAG AGGCCATCCTCGGAGACTGTGCGAGGGTCTCTGTGTCTGCTCACTTCAAGTGCCAGTCGGCTCCATGGAGAGTGCCAGAAGGCCGTAGAGCACAACCCCTGCCCGTCGGACATCCAGCTGGTCACTCAGCAGGTCATCCAGTGCGCCTATGACATTGCCAAAGCTGCCAAGCAACTTGTCACTGTGACaaccaaagaaaacaacaactaa
- the git2b gene encoding ARF GTPase-activating protein GIT2b isoform X6, translating into MSKRVRSREVCADCSAPEPRWASVNRGVLICDECCSIHRGLGRHSSQVRHLTHCPWPPSQIQMVQTLYGNGANSIWEHSLLDPSSSVSGKRKANPQDRVHPNKTEFIKAKYQMLVYVHRMPCREDDSVTAKDLSKQLHSSVRTGNLETCLRLLSLGAQANFFHPEKGNTPLHIAAKAGQMLQAELLAVYGADPGALDSSGKTPIDYARQAGHQELAERLVEIQYELTDRLTFYLCGRRPDHRNGQHFIIPQMADRNNSLDLSEFAKAAKKKLQSLSNHQFEELAMDVYDEVDRRETDAVWLATQNHSTLVTDTTVVPFLPVNPEYSSTRNQGRQKLARFSANEFATLVIDILTDAKRRQWGNSCDSPKESVELILQGIDSRHNSESQDNDQPDYDSVASDEDPVLEATCGDSCNDGRTKSSESSDLSDGPITVQEFMEVKSALTASEAKIQQLLKVNCHLSEELRSMQSKLNSLQTENTTLRWQAPSGQQQLQGPFGRHPPRGGRAMSMYETGSSPRQYPHRGETARHEDGVILQPFPTNGCSLEGQTIMLENDYDSTPNHSELEETGSPLPASEAVEPGEEGGEDATLPCTEDVICKTEQITKNIQELLRAAQETKHESLFVSISRSFLPCSEKICMAVTEMAALFPKRPSSETVRGSLCLLTSSASRLHGECQKAVEHNPCPSDIQLVTQQVIQCAYDIAKAAKQLVTVTTKENNN; encoded by the exons TCCATCGAGGTCTGGGGCGACACAGCTCTCAAGTCCGACATCTGACACACTGTCCATGGCCACCCTCCCAGATACAG atgGTCCAGACACTGTATGGCAATGGAGCTAATTCCATATGGGAGCATAGCCTCCTGGACCCTTCCTCTTCAGTAAGTGGGAAGCGCAAAGCCAACCCCCAGGACAGAGTTCA TCCCAACAAGACAGAGTTCATCAAGGCCAAATATCAGATGTTGGTGTACGTCCATCGGATGCCTTGTCGGGAGGATGACAGTGTAACAGCAAAAGACCTCAGCAAG CAACTCCACTCCAGTGTCCGGACTGGAAACCTGGAGACCTGCCTAAGACTCCTATCTTTGGGAGCACAGGCCAACTTTTTCCATCCA GAGAAAGGAAACACCCCACTACACATAGCAGCAAAAGCAGGACAAATGTTACAAGCAGAACTGTTGGCAGTTTATGGAGCTGATCCAGGGGCTCTGGATTCCAGTGGAAAGACCCCCATCGATTATGCAAG ACAAGCTGGGCATCAGGAGCTGGCAGAGAGGCTAGTGGAGATACAGTATGAACTCACTGACCGGTtaacattttacctttgtggaAGAAGACCAG ATCACAGAAACGGGCAGCACTTCATCATTCCACAGATGGCAGACAG GAATAA CAGCCTGGATTTGTCAGAGTTTGCAAAAGCCGCAAAGAAGAAGCTCCAGTCG CTAAGTAACCATCAGTTTGAAGAACTTGCCATGGATGTTTATGATGAAGTTGACAGAAGAGAAACGGATGcag tgtggtTGGCCACTCAGAACCACAGCACACTTGTAACGGACACCACAgttgtgccttttctgccggTCAATCCAGAGTACTCATCTACCAGAAACCAG GGTCGTCAAAAATTGGCAAGGTTTAGTGCTAATGAATTTGCCACCCTGGTTATTGATATTCTAACTGATGCTAAACGACGGCAGTGGGGTAATTCCTGCGACAGTCCCAAAG AGAGTGTAGAGCTGATCCTTCAGGGAATAGACAGTCGCCATAACAGTGAGAGCCAAGACAATGACCAGCCCGATTACGACAGTGTGGCATCCGATGAAGATCCAGTGTTGGAAGCCACCTGTGGTGACAGCTGCAATGATGGAAGGACCAAG AGCTCGGAGTCCTCTGACCTCTCTGATGGACCAATCACAGTACAGGAATTTATGGAGGTGAAGAGCGCCCTAACTGCATCAGAAGCCAAAATACAACAGCTTCTTAAAGTCAACTGTCACCTCAGTGAAGAGCTGCGTAGCATGCAGAGCAAG CTCAACTCCCTGCAGACTGAAAACACAACACTGCGATGGCAAGCCCCCAGCGGACAACAACAGCTCCAGGGGCCCTTTGGTCGACACCCACCCCGCGGAGGTCGCGCCATGTCCATGTATGAGACGGGCTCTTCTCCAAGGCAGTACCCCCACCGGGGGGAAACGGCTCGGCATGAGGATGGAGTCATTTTACAACCCTTTCCAACCAAT GGCTGCAGTCTGGAAGGACAGACTATCATGCTGGAGAATGATTATGACTCTACGCCCAACCACTCTGAACTGGAGGAGACTGG CAGCCCTCTTCCAGCCTCTGAAGCAGTGGAGccaggggaggaggggggggaggatgCCACCCTGCCATGCACAGAGGATGTCATCTGTAAGACAGAGCAGATCACCAAGAACATACAGGAGCTTCTGAGAGCTGCCCAGGAGACCAAACATGaaag CCTTTTTGTCTCCATCTCCCGCAGCTTCCTGCCTTGTTCAGAAAAGATCTGCATGGCCGTGACCGAGATGGCCGCCCTGTTTCCCAAG AGGCCATCCTCGGAGACTGTGCGAGGGTCTCTGTGTCTGCTCACTTCAAGTGCCAGTCGGCTCCATGGAGAGTGCCAGAAGGCCGTAGAGCACAACCCCTGCCCGTCGGACATCCAGCTGGTCACTCAGCAGGTCATCCAGTGCGCCTATGACATTGCCAAAGCTGCCAAGCAACTTGTCACTGTGACaaccaaagaaaacaacaactaa